In Pseudodesulfovibrio alkaliphilus, the genomic stretch GGTCGGTCTGCGGCTTTTGCTGGTGATCATTCCTGCTGCGGCCCTGGGTTTCGCCCTGGGCGACGCCAGCCCGCGCACGGTTCTGCGTCAGCAGCCCATCGACCTGAAGCGGTTCGACGAGGCCGAGGCCGCCCACCTCCCGGAACACGATCACGCCCACGGCTGCGGCTGCGGTTGCGGCCATGCTGTTTCCGGCCCCTTTGCCCGGACGAGGGCGGTGCTTTTTCATACCGCGGCCGAGTTTGTTTCCATGGGCCGGTTCCTGGTTTTTGGCGCAGTGGTGGCTGCGGGATTCAAGGCGTTTTTACCGCCCGCAGTGCTTGAATTTTTCATTGGCAGTCCCATGATGGCCGTGGGCGGATTGATGCTGCTGGCCATCGCCCTGTCCATCTGCTCCGAGGCCGACGCCTTTGTGGCCGCATCCTTCGCATCGTTTCCCATGGCGGCCAAGGTGGCGTTCATGGCCATCGGTCCCATGGTCGATCTCAAGCTGATCCCGCTGTTTTTGACCGTGTTCACCCGGCGCGTGGCCGTGGCCTTGATGGTGGTGCCCACGGTCACGGTCTTTGTCATGGGCGTCCTGCTCGCCTGGGGAGGATGGTAGGCATGGCCGCTATGATCCGCTTCATCGAGGCGTGCCTGCTGGCGGCCATGGGCTCGTTCATGGTCGCTTTGTCCCTGTCGTCCGGGTACTGGCAATACCTCAACCCCAAGTATTCCTGGCTGACCCTTGTGGCGGGCGGCTGCGTGATGGCCCTGGGGTTTGCCGCCCTGCTGGATGGACACAGACGGCGCAAGGGAACCGAGCTGGCCGGGCTGGCGATCTTCCTCGGCCTTGCTGTTGCCAGCCAGATGCTTCCCGGAATGTTGGTTGATTCCGGGCCGACCATGCCCCGCCGGGGCGGCCTTTCCTTTTCCGGGGGGTTCGGCGGTGATCATTCGGACGGGTTTGACGCGGATTTCGGCGGCGGCTACGGCCCTGGCTTTGGCGGCGGCTACGAGGATGATTTCGATTCCGAGCCCGTGGAGGCGTATGCCGGGCAGGAGTATGTCAGAATCAACGTGGCCGAATTGATCGCGGGCGAGTCCGGCGGCTGGGTGCGCGAGGGCGACCTCTTCGCGGTGCAGGGCGGCTTGGCCCGAACCCCTGAGCTGGACCGGGCCGGACTGGTGGCCGTGACCCGGCTCTTCATCTCCTGCTGTTTTGCCGATGCGGCGGGCGTGGTCGCCCTGGTCCGGGTGGACGACCCGGAGTCGTTCACTCCCGGCACCTGGGTCAGGGTGCTTGGCCGGGTGGTGCCTATCCCGGCCGTGGAGGATACGCGCATATCCATCTTCGGCGCACTCACTG encodes the following:
- a CDS encoding permease, encoding MTESLVVMTTAATAIVLEAAPFLLLGSLIGALIEVLVPERTLLRLIPRSGTGQVAVGVFAGMLLPTCECGIVPVVRRLLLKNVPPRVAIPYMLAAPVVNPVVIASTLFAFQGDMSVVGLRLLLVIIPAAALGFALGDASPRTVLRQQPIDLKRFDEAEAAHLPEHDHAHGCGCGCGHAVSGPFARTRAVLFHTAAEFVSMGRFLVFGAVVAAGFKAFLPPAVLEFFIGSPMMAVGGLMLLAIALSICSEADAFVAASFASFPMAAKVAFMAIGPMVDLKLIPLFLTVFTRRVAVALMVVPTVTVFVMGVLLAWGGW
- a CDS encoding TIGR03943 family putative permease subunit, with amino-acid sequence MAAMIRFIEACLLAAMGSFMVALSLSSGYWQYLNPKYSWLTLVAGGCVMALGFAALLDGHRRRKGTELAGLAIFLGLAVASQMLPGMLVDSGPTMPRRGGLSFSGGFGGDHSDGFDADFGGGYGPGFGGGYEDDFDSEPVEAYAGQEYVRINVAELIAGESGGWVREGDLFAVQGGLARTPELDRAGLVAVTRLFISCCFADAAGVVALVRVDDPESFTPGTWVRVLGRVVPIPAVEDTRISIFGALTAIRSERFALLANSVDTQDFTGIPYLFEIRSRSPFAY